A stretch of Camelina sativa cultivar DH55 chromosome 18, Cs, whole genome shotgun sequence DNA encodes these proteins:
- the LOC104762354 gene encoding probable zinc transporter 12 yields the protein MGIFQKTLISAFLLYLFILPLLVSAAEEESECGGSKGGDSAAAKASVRNFKIVAFFSILFAGVIGVCLPIYGLKSESDFFMYVKAFAAGVILATGFVHILPDATESLTSPCLGEEPPWGDFPMTGLVAMSASILTMLIESFASGYFNRSRLEMEGKTLPVSTAGDTEEHSHAASAHTHASQGHSHGSLLVPQDDHTDIRKKIVTQILELGIVVHSVIIGVSLGVSPSVSTIKPLIAAITFHQLFEGFGLGGCISEAKFEAKKIWVMLLFFSLTAPVGIGIGIGVSEIYNENSPMALKVSGFLNAAAAGILIYMALVDLVAPLFMNHKVQSSLKIQLFCSLSLVVGAGLMSLIALWA from the exons ATGGGTATATtccaaaaaaccctaatttctgcTTTCCTTCTCTACTTGTTTATTCTACCTCTTCTAGTCTCAGCGGCAGAGGAAGAAAGCGAATGTGGCGGATCCAAAGGTGGTGACTCTGCTGCGGCAAAAGCATCAGTTCGTAATTTCAAGATCGTAGCCTTTTTCTCCATCCTATTTGCCGGAGTAATTGGAGTCTGTTTACCTATTTATGGCCTCAAGTCAGAGAGCGATTTCTTCATGTATGTAAAAGCATTCGCCGCGGGAGTAATCCTAGCCACTGGTTTTGTCCACATTCTTCCCGATGCTACCGAGAGTCTCACTAGTCCGTGCCTTGGAGAAGAGCCACCGTGGGGTGATTTTCCGATGACGGGGCTTGTGGCTATGTCTGCTTCGATCTTGACAATGTTGATTGAGTCCTTTGCTTCAGGTTATTTCAACAGATCTCGGTTGGAGATGGAGGGTAAGACTTTGCCGGTGAGTACAGCAGGAGATACGGAGGAACATTCTCATGCTGCCTCTGCTCATACTCATGCCTCACAAGGACATTCCCATGGCTCTCTTCTTGTTCCCCAAGATGATCACACTGATATTAGGAAAAAGATTGTAACTCAA ATATTGGAATTAGGTATTGTGGTTCACTCAGTGATAATAGGAGTATCTCTGGGAGTATCTCCAAGTGTAAGCACAATAAAGCCTCTCATAGCTGCAATTACCTTCCATCAATTGTTTGAAGGTTTTGGTCTTGGTGGTTGCATCTCTGAG GCAAAGTTTGAAGCAAAGAAAATTTGGGttatgttgttgttcttctcaCTCACGGCACCAGTAGGGATCGGAATTGGTATTGGAGTGTCAGAGATTTACAATGAGAATAGCCCAATGGCCCTAAAAGTTTCTGGTTTCCTTAACGCTGCAGCTGCTGGAATCTTGATTTACATGGCCCTTGTTGATTTGGTAGCTCCACTTTTCATGAACCACAAAGTTCAGagtagtttgaagatacaattATTTTGTAGCTTATCTCTTGTTGTTGGTGCTGGTTTGATGTCGCTTATAGCTTTGTGGGCTTGA
- the LOC104762355 gene encoding uncharacterized protein LOC104762355 codes for MMRGSRTGSSDMSAWCSAVVLLSLILLLSVRENNASNSIRGSQFSAKPCEEIYVVGEGETLHTIGDKCGDPFIVERNPHIHDPDDVFPGLVLKIAPYYFSRKL; via the coding sequence ATGATGAGAGGTTCAAGAACAGGTTCTTCAGACATGAGCGCTTGGTGTTCTGCTGTTGTGTTGCTGTCTTTAATACTTCTGTTATCTGTTCGTGagaacaacgcttctaactcgaTCAGAGGGTCTCAGTTCTCAGCGAAACCTTGCGAGGAGATTTACGTCGTCGGAGAAGGTGAGACGCTTCACACCATCGGAGATAAATGCGGCGACCCGTTTATAGTGGAGCGAAACCCTCATATCCATGATCCGGATGATGTCTTTCCCGGTCTTGTCCTCAAAATCGCACCTTATTACTTCTCCAGAAAATTGTAA
- the LOC104762356 gene encoding uncharacterized protein LOC104762356 → MASTKINALTTIYKSPRRYINHKSQNQIKLVISNSLKPKPNTTQLPNNLYSVSFKTVGTGKLGISRYPDFEYSPQGGSGTGTAQKIDENRASNSGLLSVCFNVATLYIPPLTSQTTKFLGFPLPPFLKIDISPEVFQGTIEPETGKVELEFTAKFFFTAGGGIYRAPALVVKTVLTTEESRGERKSGRGERMDKEGKCRLVGVAKVETVDDWFMNTFLSLPEECLADLQAVISVSDS, encoded by the exons ATGGCTTCAACGAAAATAAACGCATTAACAACAATCTACAAATCCCCAAGAAGATACATTAACCACAAatcccaaaaccaaatcaaacttGTGATTTCGAATTcactaaaaccaaaacccaacacAACACAGCTCCCTAATAATCTCTACAGTGTCAGCTTCAAAACCGTTGGAACAGGTAAGCTTGGCATCTCCAGATATCCCGATTTCGAATACTCTCCTCAAGGCGGCTCTGGCACCGGAACTGCTCAAAAGATCGACGAAAACAGAGCATCGAACTCTGGATTGTTGTCTGTTTGTTTCAATGTGGCTACTCTCTATATCCCTCCTCTCACTAGCCAAACCACGAAGTTTCTCGGCTTTCCATTGCCACCGTTTCTAAAAATTGATATCTCACCGGAGGTTTTCCAAGGAACTATCGAACCTGAAACCGGAAAG GTGGAACTGGAGTTTACGGCGAAGTTCTTTTTCACGGCGGGAGGAGGGATATACAGAGCACCAGCGTTGGTGGTGAAAACGGTGTTGACGACAGAGGAGTCAAGAGGAGAGAGGAAGAGTGGGAGAGGGGAGAGAATGGATAAAGAAGGGAAGTGTAGACTCGTAGGCGTGGCTAAAGTTGAGACCGTCGACGATTGGTTTATGAACACGTTCCTATCTCTTCCGGAGGAGTGTCTCGCCGATCTACAAGCTGTTATTTCAGTCTCTGattcttga
- the LOC104762357 gene encoding post-GPI attachment to proteins factor 3 yields MARNQRWVLLIVVVSLSLVSALEASDGDSDPLYKSCVEQCQKTGCVGDTCFQNCKFSADGKVIDGPWYMQEPLYLRWKQWDCQSDCQYECMMTREEERRRNGERPTKYFGKWPLKHVYGIQEPVSVAFSALDLAMQFQGWVSYFILVYYKLPLQPNRKTYYEYNGLMHIYAIIVMNSLFWSGICHSRDVELTERLDYSSATVLAAFTLILATLRSFSIHDQSVKIMVTAPILAVAATHILYLNFYNLDEGLHRKVIFGIGGIEIVVWGIWAALTSHPSKWKLRSFLVLSILTMCFRMLDFPPYKGYIDAHALWRAAGIPLSYLWWSFVCDDAVFRTTVHLKKSK; encoded by the exons ATGGCGCGAAATCAGCGATGGGTTCTGCTTATTGTTGTGGTCTCGTTGTCTCTTGTTTCAGCACTTGAAGCTAGTGATGGAGATTCTGATCCTCTTTACAA GTCATGTGTTGAGCAATGCCAGAAAACAGGATGTGTGGGGGATACTTGCTTCCAGAACTGTAAATTCTCAGCTGATGGAAAAGTCATTGACGGTCCATGGTACATGCAAGAGCCACTTTACCTGAGATGGAAACAATGGGATTGCCAAAGTGATTGTCAGTACGAATGCATGatgacaagagaagaagaaagaagaagaaatggggAGAGACCTACCAAGTATTTCGGTAAATGGCCACTCAAACATGTCTATGGAATTCAG GAACCTGTCTCTGTTGCATTCTCTGCTCTAGACCTTGCGATGCAATTCCAAGGATGGGTCTCATATTTCATCCTCGTTTACTATAAACTGCCTCTCCAGCCAAATCGAAAAACGTACTACGAGTACAACGGATTGATGCATATCTATGCCATCATCGTAATGAATTCACTCTTCTGGAGTGGTATTTGTCATAGCAG agatgttGAGCTGACAGAGAGGCTAGATTACTCTTCAGCTACTGTATTAGCCGCATTTACTCTTATTCTAGCAACACTCCGGTCTTTCAGTATTCACGATCAATCTGTCAAAATCATGGTTACTGCACCTATTCTCGCTGTTGCAGCTACTCATATTCTCTACCTCAATTTCTACAACCTCGACGAAG GGCTTCACAGGAAAGTTATATTCGGGATTGGAGGAATAGAGATAGTAGTGTGGGGAATATGGGCTGCTTTAACGTCACATCCATCAAAGTGGAAGCTAAGATCTTTCTTAGTGTTGAGCATACTCACAATGTGTTTTAGAATGCTAGATTTCCCACCATACAAAGGCTACATAGATGCTCACGCTCTTTGGCGCGCCGCAGGGATCCCTCTCTCTTACCTTTGGTGGAGTTTTGTCTGCGATGACGCTGTTTTCAGAACCACCGTGCATCTCAAGAAATCCAAGTga
- the LOC104762359 gene encoding uncharacterized protein DDB_G0283357-like: MNGETNSANGSNENGMIASTINSDGGNSHGRAPKKVKLRWKDELQQKFLEAIDHIGLRKAMPKTIQEFMNVKGITRTHIASHLQKYRRHLKKIKQKTKRAEIAKRINRELTRSASSGLLTLQGSYKCTQLSMENLFKSQLGHSGGQSSLILNKSASRNYMMQQTRSNLLPVGGGRVLPLNNEMRSFSATPQVSRVPGLGQYGTPNGSLGMQSNYTGMNVDANGNLLGADGAGRVDGNAYGSPGAMNLDVNNNPILPSKFGKSLSNGGQTQSNLLAQMGAWASRSTLGTSQAPRIGQYGTRNDVYNAGINTNECIDLTGLGGARSNGTPGENVGTMNNNMTNHGSSTSRLSSPFSSFFASEDRLQRNLNAQLDGLIPILESMSVNNDDIGNTVNSQFDQNQHKGQVSAGNSGLSNDVSEGSATSNSKFDHHQEQVGVEDSESSNDALLENIINNWSNFDNYQGQVSAGNHELSNTALLQKFTSWSFNNHQDQVGAGNPELFNNVLLEGNAINNYHQGQVSAGNPNLPNGIALGENVINNNWSYDNHQGQVSAGNFGLSNDILLEGNAINNWSFNNYQSQVNVGNYELANGVFQNAFGDGSFDTPQGQMNAGYPEFANNVLFERSNWNLNDTPTEETFNSVDANSKMFIPNPGMNTITQEEQSRNEQALSYLALNSEMYLPTPNMIAINQEQGSDESTLNSIAASSEMRIPSHTPDMSTLNLVTINIFYFELFSCEMA, encoded by the exons ATGAACG gagaaACCAATTCAGCTAATGGTTCGAATGAAAACGGGATGATAGCATCAACCATCAATTCAGATGGTGGCAATTCTCATGGGCGGGCTCCAAAGAAGGTTAAGCTCAGATGGAAAGATGAGCTTCAACAAAAATTTCTTGAAGCCATTGACCACATCGGTCTTCGCA AGGCTATGCCCAAGACGATCCAAGAATTCATGAACGTGAAAGGCATAACAAGAACTCACATTGCCAGCCATTTGCAG AAGTACAGAAGACACTTGAAAAAGATTAAGCAAAAGACCAAGAGAGCCGAAATcgcaaaaagaataaataggGAACTCACCAGGTCTGCATCATCCGGCTTACTTACCCTACAAGGCTCCTACAAATGCACACAACTGAGCATGGAAAATCTGTTCAAATCCCAGCTCGGCCATAGTGGTGGTCAGTCGAGCCTTATTCTGAACAAGAGTGCCTCTAGAAACTACATGATGCAACAAACAAGATCCAACTTGTTGCCTGTGGGAGGAGGTCGCGTGTTGCCTTTGAACAACGAAATGAGAAGCTTTTCGGCAACACCTCAAGTGTCTCGAGTTCCTGGGCTTGGACAATATGGTACACCAAATGGTTCTTTGGGTATGCAAAGCAACTACACTGGGATGAATGTAGATGCAAATGGAAATCTACTTGGAGCTGATGGAGCCGGCCGAGTTGATGGTAATGCTTATGGCTCTCCTGGTGCCATGAACTTGGATGTCAATAACAATCCGATTCTTCCTTCTAAATTTGGAAAGTCTTTATCCAACGGTGGTCAGACGCAGAGCAATTTGCTTGCACAAATGGGTGCTTGGGCTTCTAGAAGCACCTTGGGGACATCTCAAGCTCCTCGAATTGGGCAATATGGTACAAGAAATGATGTTTACAACGCTGGGATCAATACAAATGAATGTATAGATTTGACTGGACTTGGTGGAGCAAGATCTAATGGCACTCCTGGTGAAAATGTGGGCACAATGAACAATAACATGACGAACCATGGAAGTTCAACTTCGAGGCTTTCTTCCCCATTTTCATCCTTTTTTGCCAGCGAGGATCGGCTACAAAGAAATTTGAATGCGCAACTGGATGGTCTGATACCTATACTAGAGAGTATGAGCGTGAACAATGATGACATTGGCAATACAGTTAACTCCCAGTTTGATCAGAATCAG CATAAAGGTCAAGTGAGTGCTGGAAACTCTGGATTGTCCAATGATGTTTCTGAAGGAAGTGCAACTAGCAATTCGAAATTTGATCAC CATCAAGAGCAAGTGGGTGTTGAAGATTCTGAATCGTCCAACGATGCTCTTCTtgagaatataattaataattggAGTAATTTCGATAAT TATCAAGGTCAAGTGAGTGCTGGAAATCATGAACTGTCCAACACTGCTCTTCTTCAGAAGTTTACAAGCTGGAGCTTTAATAAC CATCAAGATCAAGTGGGTGCTGGAAATCCTGAACTGTTCAACAATGTTCTTCTGGAAGGGAATGCCATTAATAATTAC CATCAAGGTCAAGTGAGTGCTGGAAATCCTAATTTGCCCAATGGTATTGCTCTTGGAGAGAATGTGATTAATAATAACTGGAGCTATGATAAC CATCAGGGTCAAGTGAGTGCTGGAAATTTTGGACTGTCCAACGATATTCTTCTTGAAGGAAATGCAATTAACAATTGGAGCTTTAATAAC TATCAAAGTCAAGTGAATGTTGGAAATTATGAATTGGCCAATGGTGTTTTTCAAAATGCATTTGGTGATGGGAGCTTTGATACT CCTCAAGGTCAAATGAATGCTGGATATCCTGAATTCGCCAACAATGTTCTTTTTGAAAGGAGCAATTGGAAC TTGAATGACACCCCTACTGAGGAAACATTCAACTCTGTCGATGCTAATTCGAAAATGTTCATTCCTAATCCCGGCATGAACACAATAACCCAG GAGGAACAAAGTAGGAATGAACAAGCATTGAGCTATCTTGCTCTTAATTCGGAGATGTATCTTCCTACTCCAAATATGATCGCTATCAATCAG GAACAAGGTAGCGATGAATCAACATTGAACTCTATCGCTGCTAGTTCGGAGATGCGTATTCCTAGTCATACTCCCGACATGAGCACTCTCAATCTGGTAACtataaatatcttttattttgaattattttcatGTGAAATGGCATGA
- the LOC104762360 gene encoding BAG family molecular chaperone regulator 2-like isoform X3, translating into MMKMQIGTTATTPGDGELELRPGGMVVQKRTDQISNVPRVIRVRVKYGSVHHEISINSQSSFGVHHQDMKIIYKDKERDSKMFLDLSGVKDRSKLVLKDDLISQEKRLLELRKISLHDKSTRAISDITFQVQKLAGQLSAFDTVIGKGGNVEEKNLENLMDMLMNQLVKLDSISGDGDFKLKKKIQEERLQKYVEVLDLLKIKNSTQPQPQMQPKPQTQPQYKKQGLLTFDEQVPRKPIASSSSPSVIITTRWETFDSHSTSAATAQTVKPVQPNHKFN; encoded by the exons atgatgaaaatgcaaattGGAACAACGGCGACTACTCCCGGCGACGGTGAATTAGAGCTCCGACCTGGAGGAATGGTTGTACAGAAACGAACGGATCAAATCTCCAACGTGCCACGTGTTATTCGGGTTCGGGTCAAATACGGTTCGGTTCACCACGAGATCAGTATCAACTCTCAATCTAGTTTTg GAGTGCATCATCAAGACATGAAGATTATAtacaaagacaaagaaagagattcaaagATGTTTCTTGATCTTTCCGGTGTTAAAGATCGTTCCAAACTTGTTCTCAAAGATGATCTGATTTCTCAGGAGAAACGTCTCCTCGAGTTGAGGAAAATCTCACTCCATGACAAATCTACTAGAGCAATCTCTGACATTACTTTCCAA GTCCAAAAACTCGCCGGCCAA ctGTCGGCGTTTGATACAGTGATTGGTAAAGGAGGAAACGTTGAAGAGAAGAATCTGGAGAATTTGATGGACATGTTGATGAATCAACTGGTTAAACTCGATTCTATCTCAGGAGATGGAGACtttaaattgaagaagaagatacag GAGGAAAGATTACAGAAGTATGTTGAGGTACTCGACTTGTTGAAGATCAAAAACTCGAcacaaccgcaaccgcaaaTGCAGccaaaaccacaaacacaaccgcAATACAAGAAACAGGGTTTGCTGACATTTGATGAGCAAGTGCCAAGGAAACCGATAGCCTCCTCATCAAGTCCTTCGGTGATCATAACTACGAGATGGGAAACCTTTGATTCCCATTCTACTTCTGCGGCCACGGCACAAACAGTTAAACCGGTTCAACCAAATCATAAATTCAATTaa
- the LOC104762360 gene encoding BAG family molecular chaperone regulator 2-like isoform X4 encodes MMKMQIGTTATTPGDGELELRPGGMVVQKRTDQISNVPRVIRVRVKYGSVHHEISINSQSSFGELKKKLSGATGVHHQDMKIIYKDKERDPKMFLDLSGVKDRSKLVLKDDPISQEKRLLELRKISLHDKSTRAFSDITFQVQKLAGQLSAFDTVIGKGGNVEEKNLENLMDMLMNQLVKLDSISGDGDFKLKKKIQEERLQKYVEVLDLLKIKNSTQPQPQMQPKPQTQPQYKKQGLLTFDEQVPRKPIASSSSPSVIITTRWETFDSHSTSAATAQTVKPVQPNHKFN; translated from the exons atgatgaaaatgcaaattGGAACAACGGCGACTACTCCCGGCGACGGTGAATTAGAGCTCCGACCTGGAGGAATGGTTGTACAGAAACGAACGGATCAAATCTCCAACGTGCCACGTGTTATTCGGGTTCGGGTCAAATACGGTTCGGTTCACCACGAGATCAGTATCAACTCTCAATCTAGTTTTg GGGAGTTAAAGAAGAAATTGTCTGGTGCGACAGGAGTGCATCATCAAGACATGAAGATCATAtacaaagacaaagaaagagatcCAAAGATGTTTCTTGATCTTTCCGGTGTTAAAGATCGTTCCAAACTTGTTCTCAAAGATGATCCGATTTCTCAGGAGAAACGTCTCCTCGAGTTGAGGAAAATCTCACTCCATGACAAATCTACTAGAGCATTCTCCGACATTACCTTCCAAGTCCAAAAACTCGCCGGCCAA ctGTCGGCGTTTGATACAGTGATTGGTAAAGGAGGAAACGTTGAAGAGAAGAATCTGGAGAATTTGATGGACATGTTGATGAATCAACTGGTTAAACTCGATTCTATCTCAGGAGATGGAGACtttaaattgaagaagaagatacag GAGGAAAGATTACAGAAGTATGTTGAGGTACTCGACTTGTTGAAGATCAAAAACTCGAcacaaccgcaaccgcaaaTGCAGccaaaaccacaaacacaaccgcAATACAAGAAACAGGGTTTGCTGACATTTGATGAGCAAGTGCCAAGGAAACCGATAGCCTCCTCATCAAGTCCTTCGGTGATCATAACTACGAGATGGGAAACCTTTGATTCCCATTCTACTTCTGCGGCCACGGCACAAACAGTTAAACCGGTTCAACCAAATCATAAATTCAATTaa
- the LOC104762360 gene encoding BAG family molecular chaperone regulator 2-like isoform X1, with amino-acid sequence MMKMQIGTTATTPGDGELELRPGGMVVQKRTDQISNVPRVIRVRVKYGSVHHEISINSQSSFGELKKKLSGATGVHHQDMKIIYKDKERDSKMFLDLSGVKDRSKLVLKDDLISQEKRLLELRKISLHDKSTRAISDITFQVQKLAGQLSAFDTVIGKGGNVEEKNLENLMDMLMNQLVKLDSISGDGDFKLKKKIQEERLQKYVEVLDLLKIKNSTQPQPQMQPKPQTQPQYKKQGLLTFDEQVPRKPIASSSSPSVIITTRWETFDSHSTSAATAQTVKPVQPNHKFN; translated from the exons atgatgaaaatgcaaattGGAACAACGGCGACTACTCCCGGCGACGGTGAATTAGAGCTCCGACCTGGAGGAATGGTTGTACAGAAACGAACGGATCAAATCTCCAACGTGCCACGTGTTATTCGGGTTCGGGTCAAATACGGTTCGGTTCACCACGAGATCAGTATCAACTCTCAATCTAGTTTTg GAGAGTTAAAGAAGAAATTGTCTGGTGCGACAGGAGTGCATCATCAAGACATGAAGATTATAtacaaagacaaagaaagagattcaaagATGTTTCTTGATCTTTCCGGTGTTAAAGATCGTTCCAAACTTGTTCTCAAAGATGATCTGATTTCTCAGGAGAAACGTCTCCTCGAGTTGAGGAAAATCTCACTCCATGACAAATCTACTAGAGCAATCTCTGACATTACTTTCCAA GTCCAAAAACTCGCCGGCCAA ctGTCGGCGTTTGATACAGTGATTGGTAAAGGAGGAAACGTTGAAGAGAAGAATCTGGAGAATTTGATGGACATGTTGATGAATCAACTGGTTAAACTCGATTCTATCTCAGGAGATGGAGACtttaaattgaagaagaagatacag GAGGAAAGATTACAGAAGTATGTTGAGGTACTCGACTTGTTGAAGATCAAAAACTCGAcacaaccgcaaccgcaaaTGCAGccaaaaccacaaacacaaccgcAATACAAGAAACAGGGTTTGCTGACATTTGATGAGCAAGTGCCAAGGAAACCGATAGCCTCCTCATCAAGTCCTTCGGTGATCATAACTACGAGATGGGAAACCTTTGATTCCCATTCTACTTCTGCGGCCACGGCACAAACAGTTAAACCGGTTCAACCAAATCATAAATTCAATTaa
- the LOC104762360 gene encoding BAG family molecular chaperone regulator 2-like isoform X2 → MMKIQIGTTGKTSGDGDLELRPGGMVVQKRTDQSSNVSRVIRVRVKYGSVHHEISINSQSSFGELKKKLSGATGVHHQDMKIIYKDKERDPKMFLDLSGVKDRSKLVLKDDPISQEKRLLELRKISLHDKSTRAFSDITFQVQKLAGQLSAFDTVIGKGGNVEEKNLENLMDMLMNQLVKLDSISGDGDFKLKKKIQEERLQKYVEVLDLLKIKNSTQPQPQMQPKPQTQPQYKKQGLLTFDEQVPRKPIASSSSPSVIITTRWETFDSHSTSAATAQTVKPVQPNHKFN, encoded by the exons atgatgaaaattcAAATTGGAACAACGGGGAAGACTTCCGGCGACGGTGATTTAGAGCTCCGACCTGGAGGAATGGTTGTACAGAAACGAACGGATCAAAGCTCCAACGTGTCACGTGTTATTCGGGTTCGGGTCAAATACGGGTCGGTTCACCACGAGATCAGTATCAACTCTCAATCTAGTTTTG GGGAGTTAAAGAAGAAATTGTCTGGTGCGACAGGAGTGCATCATCAAGACATGAAGATCATAtacaaagacaaagaaagagatcCAAAGATGTTTCTTGATCTTTCCGGTGTTAAAGATCGTTCCAAACTTGTTCTCAAAGATGATCCGATTTCTCAGGAGAAACGTCTCCTCGAGTTGAGGAAAATCTCACTCCATGACAAATCTACTAGAGCATTCTCCGACATTACCTTCCAAGTCCAAAAACTCGCCGGCCAA ctGTCGGCGTTTGATACAGTGATTGGTAAAGGAGGAAACGTTGAAGAGAAGAATCTGGAGAATTTGATGGACATGTTGATGAATCAACTGGTTAAACTCGATTCTATCTCAGGAGATGGAGACtttaaattgaagaagaagatacag GAGGAAAGATTACAGAAGTATGTTGAGGTACTCGACTTGTTGAAGATCAAAAACTCGAcacaaccgcaaccgcaaaTGCAGccaaaaccacaaacacaaccgcAATACAAGAAACAGGGTTTGCTGACATTTGATGAGCAAGTGCCAAGGAAACCGATAGCCTCCTCATCAAGTCCTTCGGTGATCATAACTACGAGATGGGAAACCTTTGATTCCCATTCTACTTCTGCGGCCACGGCACAAACAGTTAAACCGGTTCAACCAAATCATAAATTCAATTaa